The Gemmatimonadaceae bacterium genome contains a region encoding:
- a CDS encoding heparan-alpha-glucosaminide N-acetyltransferase domain-containing protein produces the protein MTTPATLTRERTAAPAGAGPRSPRTRIDSVDVVRGLVMILMALDHTRDFFGSRADPTNVATTTAALFFTRWVTHVCAPTFFLLTGAGAALSLGRKTTAELSRFLVTRGVWLVFLELVVVRCLAMQFNFDYRVTLLEVIWALGWSMIALGALVWLPRTAIAAAGLAMIVGHNLFDGVRSPNPWWVFLHRPGFLHPPPDHVVFVAYPIIPWIGVTAMGFLLGQIYTWHVARRRAFLLRLAVALPCAFVAIRFVNVYGDPFRWSVQPSATHTLIAFLDATKYPPSLLFLLMTLGFTMLGLYAFDAGVPKWLSPALTFGRVPLFYFLTHLALIHLVVVAFGYVRYGAVHWFFNSPSLDKYPFEMPPGWGSSLPAIYALWAGVVILLYPLCAWFARVKARNRSAWLGYL, from the coding sequence ATGACGACTCCCGCCACGCTGACACGCGAGCGCACGGCTGCCCCGGCAGGCGCGGGCCCACGGTCGCCGCGGACCCGAATCGACTCCGTCGACGTCGTGCGCGGGCTCGTCATGATTCTCATGGCGCTGGACCACACGCGCGATTTCTTCGGCTCGCGCGCGGATCCCACCAACGTCGCGACCACGACGGCCGCGCTTTTCTTCACGCGATGGGTCACGCACGTCTGTGCGCCGACGTTCTTTCTGCTCACCGGCGCCGGCGCGGCGCTGTCGCTCGGCCGCAAGACGACCGCCGAGCTTTCGCGCTTCCTCGTGACGCGCGGCGTGTGGCTGGTTTTTCTCGAGCTCGTGGTCGTGCGATGTCTCGCCATGCAGTTCAACTTCGACTACCGCGTCACACTCCTCGAAGTGATCTGGGCGCTCGGCTGGTCGATGATCGCGCTTGGCGCGCTCGTCTGGCTTCCGCGGACGGCGATCGCCGCCGCCGGTCTCGCGATGATCGTCGGGCACAATTTGTTCGACGGCGTGCGTTCGCCGAATCCCTGGTGGGTGTTCCTGCACCGCCCCGGTTTCCTGCATCCCCCACCGGACCATGTCGTGTTCGTCGCCTATCCGATCATCCCGTGGATCGGCGTCACGGCGATGGGCTTTCTGCTCGGCCAGATTTACACCTGGCACGTGGCGCGCCGACGAGCGTTCCTGCTGCGTCTCGCCGTCGCGCTGCCGTGCGCGTTCGTCGCTATCAGGTTCGTCAACGTGTACGGCGATCCGTTCCGCTGGTCCGTACAGCCGAGCGCCACACATACGCTCATCGCCTTTCTCGACGCGACCAAGTATCCGCCGTCGCTGCTCTTCCTGCTGATGACGCTCGGCTTCACGATGCTCGGCCTCTACGCGTTCGACGCCGGCGTTCCAAAATGGCTGTCGCCCGCACTCACGTTCGGCCGCGTTCCGCTCTTCTACTTCCTCACACACCTCGCGCTCATTCACCTGGTCGTCGTCGCCTTTGGCTATGTGCGCTACGGCGCCGTCCACTGGTTCTTCAACTCGCCCTCGCTCGATAAATATCCGTTCGAGATGCCACCCGGCTGGGGCTCCTCGCTGCCGGCCATCTATGCTCTATGGGCCGGGGTTGTGATTCTGCTCTATCCCCTCTGCGCCTGGTTCGCTCGAGTCAAGGCACGCAACCGGTCAGCGTGGCTCGGCTATCTCTAG
- a CDS encoding ankyrin repeat domain-containing protein, which translates to MSDETPTQGPAPRALPGAPNLEWLRKEAKRRLTRLRETRSDAQLSDAQFEIAKEYGFPSWRGLKAHVDSLSLDGQLFDAAKKGDVARLRALLDEHPDRRFIRDTPYEWTLLHAAASRDQNSTAPKDALGAVNLLLDRGLDPNARERGDNTYAMHWAAAAGDLPVVRRLADAGGDVVGHGDDHELEVIGWATCWEGGDDAAHRAVADFLVSRGANHHIFSAIAMNLGDEVRRIVAANPGALNQRLSRNENHQSPLHFAIRMNKPAMVDLLIELGADPLAVDGSGNPPTAYAHHEGIDRPIVEKIRAMTVAELDSAERGHRQANVSMVDLVAALSLADFAMAERLVKANPGLVAAQGASSGALHMLSMRNDARGVRWLLDHGADVNGLWTQWDSRVTALHLAAGGGHVETVRALLAAGASTTILDSRFEGDALGWARHFDMKEVIRLLEPLPHVT; encoded by the coding sequence ATGTCCGACGAGACCCCGACCCAGGGGCCGGCGCCAAGGGCGTTGCCCGGCGCGCCCAACCTCGAGTGGCTTCGCAAGGAAGCCAAGCGCCGGCTGACCCGACTGCGCGAGACGCGGTCCGACGCACAGCTCTCCGACGCGCAGTTCGAAATCGCGAAAGAGTACGGCTTCCCCAGTTGGCGCGGGCTCAAGGCGCATGTCGACTCGCTGAGCCTCGACGGCCAGCTCTTCGACGCGGCGAAAAAGGGCGACGTCGCACGACTGCGAGCCCTGCTCGACGAGCACCCTGACAGGCGCTTCATCCGCGACACGCCGTACGAGTGGACACTACTCCACGCCGCGGCGTCGAGAGACCAGAACTCCACCGCACCGAAAGACGCGTTGGGCGCGGTGAATCTGCTGTTGGATCGCGGGCTCGATCCGAACGCACGCGAGCGCGGCGACAACACTTACGCCATGCACTGGGCCGCGGCCGCGGGCGATCTTCCCGTCGTGCGTCGGCTCGCCGACGCCGGCGGCGACGTCGTCGGCCATGGCGACGACCATGAGCTCGAGGTGATCGGGTGGGCCACGTGTTGGGAAGGCGGCGACGACGCTGCGCACCGCGCGGTCGCGGACTTCCTCGTCAGTCGCGGCGCCAACCATCACATCTTCTCGGCGATCGCGATGAATCTCGGCGACGAAGTCCGCCGCATCGTCGCGGCGAATCCCGGGGCGCTGAATCAGCGACTGAGCCGCAACGAGAATCACCAGTCGCCGCTGCATTTCGCCATCCGCATGAACAAACCGGCGATGGTCGATCTGCTCATCGAGCTCGGCGCGGATCCACTCGCCGTCGACGGGTCGGGCAATCCACCCACAGCCTACGCACACCACGAGGGAATCGATCGGCCGATCGTCGAAAAGATCCGCGCCATGACGGTCGCGGAGCTCGACAGTGCGGAGCGGGGACATCGCCAAGCGAACGTGTCGATGGTCGACCTCGTCGCCGCGTTGTCGCTCGCCGATTTCGCGATGGCTGAGCGGCTGGTCAAGGCGAACCCCGGTCTGGTCGCCGCCCAAGGTGCCAGCTCGGGCGCGCTTCACATGTTGTCCATGCGTAACGACGCACGGGGCGTCCGCTGGCTGCTCGACCATGGCGCGGACGTCAATGGTCTCTGGACTCAGTGGGACTCGCGTGTCACCGCGCTGCACCTCGCCGCCGGCGGCGGCCACGTCGAAACCGTTCGCGCGCTTCTCGCTGCCGGCGCCAGCACGACGATCCTCGACAGCCGCTTCGAGGGCGACGCTCTTGGTTGGGCGCGGCATTTCGACATGAAGGAAGTGATCCGTTTGCTCGAGCCACTTCCGCACGTCACCTGA
- a CDS encoding isoprenylcysteine carboxylmethyltransferase family protein — translation MLRSLVVRAALFLLIVPGTIAGWLPWYISGWRRPRLDDALGIVGLAVAVFGWLVLLWCARDFAVRGSGTPNPADPPRALVVDGLYRFVRNPMYVAIVISLLGQAAMYRSSDVLWYAVIVAVAFHLRVVMYEEPKLNELFGGDYSEYRGRVPRWVPVVALPRRRR, via the coding sequence ATGCTCCGCTCGCTCGTGGTCCGCGCGGCGCTCTTCCTTCTGATTGTGCCGGGGACGATCGCCGGATGGCTGCCGTGGTACATCAGCGGCTGGCGACGTCCCCGCCTCGACGACGCGCTCGGCATCGTCGGGCTGGCCGTCGCCGTGTTCGGCTGGCTCGTGCTGCTCTGGTGCGCGCGCGATTTCGCGGTGCGAGGCAGCGGCACGCCGAATCCGGCCGACCCGCCTCGCGCGCTCGTCGTCGACGGACTCTACCGCTTCGTTCGCAACCCGATGTACGTGGCCATCGTGATCTCCCTGCTTGGCCAGGCGGCGATGTACCGGTCGAGCGACGTCCTGTGGTACGCGGTCATCGTCGCGGTGGCGTTCCATCTCAGAGTCGTCATGTACGAAGAACCCAAGCTCAACGAGTTGTTCGGCGGCGACTACTCGGAATACCGAGGGCGCGTGCCGCGTTGGGTCCCTGTCGTTGCTCTTCCGCGTCGTCGGCGGTAA
- a CDS encoding DUF3465 domain-containing protein — translation MKRAIAFAVLLLCGYLAIYRARPTHSAPAVSPAATPAPVPTSPASTPSTDGPPAAAASLIVDAPTISRAITEHAHDVTVNAAGVVARILPDDRAGERHQRFIVRLPSGTTVLIAHNIDIAPRIEGLKAGAPIIFEGEYVWNAQGGVVHWTHHDPSGRHKTGFVKYDGRTYQ, via the coding sequence TTGAAAAGGGCGATCGCATTCGCCGTCCTGCTCCTGTGCGGCTACCTGGCGATCTACCGGGCGCGTCCCACGCACTCCGCGCCCGCAGTGTCACCGGCGGCGACACCGGCGCCAGTACCGACATCGCCCGCTTCGACGCCCTCGACGGACGGCCCTCCTGCCGCCGCCGCCTCGCTGATCGTCGATGCGCCGACCATCTCGCGCGCGATCACGGAGCACGCACATGACGTCACCGTCAACGCGGCCGGCGTCGTAGCGCGGATCCTGCCCGACGACCGTGCGGGCGAGCGACACCAACGCTTCATCGTGCGATTGCCGTCGGGCACCACGGTGCTCATCGCGCACAACATCGACATCGCGCCGAGGATCGAAGGGTTGAAAGCCGGCGCGCCGATCATCTTCGAGGGCGAGTACGTCTGGAACGCTCAGGGCGGCGTCGTTCACTGGACGCATCATGACCCGTCGGGCCGGCACAAGACCGGGTTCGTGAAGTACGACGGTCGCACTTACCAATAA
- a CDS encoding metallophosphoesterase family protein, whose amino-acid sequence MRVAALYDIHGNAPALGAVLDDVRRARVDRIVVGGDVLPGPMPRECLDALASVDLPADYIMGNGDREVLAHLRGTESLLPDSFRHLIAWTGKQLRPADVEHISSWPATTRVAIDGLGDVLFCHATPRNDVEIFTRLTPDDIVLPMMAGAGTPIVVCGHTHMQFDRRFGSTRVVNAGSVGMPFGERGAYWLLLGPTIELRRTTYDFDAAARVIEASRYPQAKEFAAMNVFWPTPESEMLERMTAVSAAAPRP is encoded by the coding sequence GTGCGCGTCGCGGCGCTGTACGACATCCACGGCAACGCGCCGGCGCTCGGCGCGGTGCTCGACGACGTTCGGCGCGCACGCGTCGACCGCATCGTCGTCGGCGGCGACGTGCTTCCGGGACCAATGCCACGCGAGTGCCTCGACGCGCTGGCGAGCGTCGACCTGCCGGCGGATTACATCATGGGCAACGGCGACCGGGAAGTCCTCGCGCATCTGCGCGGAACGGAAAGCCTGCTTCCCGATTCCTTCCGGCACCTCATCGCGTGGACCGGTAAGCAACTGCGACCGGCCGACGTCGAGCACATCTCGTCCTGGCCGGCCACGACCCGTGTCGCCATCGACGGACTCGGCGACGTCCTCTTTTGCCACGCGACCCCGCGCAACGACGTCGAGATCTTCACGCGCCTCACGCCGGACGACATCGTGCTTCCCATGATGGCGGGCGCGGGCACGCCGATCGTCGTGTGCGGACACACCCACATGCAGTTCGACCGCCGATTCGGTTCGACGCGCGTCGTGAACGCCGGAAGCGTCGGCATGCCGTTCGGCGAGCGCGGCGCGTACTGGCTCCTCCTCGGCCCAACTATCGAGCTGCGACGAACGACCTACGATTTCGACGCCGCGGCTCGCGTCATCGAAGCTTCGCGCTATCCGCAGGCGAAGGAATTCGCCGCGATGAACGTCTTTTGGCCGACGCCTGAATCGGAGATGCTCGAGCGCATGACCGCCGTCTCGGCCGCCGCACCGCGACCCTGA
- a CDS encoding PadR family transcriptional regulator has product MATRPLDLLQGTLDVLVLRTLIVGPMHGYAVSRSIRQRTDGVIDIEDAPLYKALHRLEHAGFVAAEWGLSENNRKARYYELTAAGRRHLRAEEAVWRRYAAAVFKVLEPT; this is encoded by the coding sequence GTGGCAACGCGACCGCTGGACCTTCTTCAAGGCACGCTCGACGTGCTCGTGCTGCGCACGCTCATCGTCGGACCGATGCACGGGTACGCGGTGTCGCGCTCGATTCGGCAGCGCACGGACGGGGTCATCGACATCGAGGACGCGCCGTTGTACAAAGCGCTCCATCGTCTCGAGCACGCGGGGTTCGTCGCCGCCGAGTGGGGGCTCTCGGAGAACAACCGGAAGGCGCGCTACTACGAGCTGACGGCGGCGGGCCGGCGGCATCTGCGCGCCGAGGAAGCGGTGTGGCGGCGCTACGCGGCGGCCGTGTTCAAGGTGCTGGAGCCGACGTGA